From a region of the Rhodococcus sp. 4CII genome:
- the menE gene encoding o-succinylbenzoate--CoA ligase, whose translation MNALHALPVPSGAGVLGILPQLSAVLDGAAPAALPVPAADERETRRLTDALRPGDPIDDGVALVVATSGTTGVPKGAMLTAAALRASGDATHARLGGPGSWLLTLPAHHIAGMQVLLRSVLAGTEPVVIDVTGGFDPDTLPAAVASMRGPRRYTSLVPTQLVKALDHPDAVAALAALDAVLLGGAATPAPVLRRAVDAGVTVVRTYGMSETCGGCVYDGVPLDGARVRIDGDGRVLLGGPMLASGYRGLPDHPAFAEPGWFRTDDAGTVTDGVLGITGRLDEAISTGGLTVVPQVVEAALVAHPAVRECAVIGLPDERLGRRVTAVVVAEPGTAPTLAELRSFVERTLDPTAAPRELHLVDALPLRGPGKVDRRALESRFG comes from the coding sequence GTGAACGCACTGCACGCCCTGCCCGTCCCGTCGGGTGCCGGGGTCCTCGGCATCCTGCCGCAGCTGTCCGCGGTCCTCGACGGGGCCGCTCCCGCCGCGCTTCCCGTCCCCGCCGCGGACGAGCGGGAGACCCGCCGACTCACCGACGCGCTGCGTCCCGGAGACCCCATCGACGACGGCGTCGCACTCGTCGTCGCGACCTCCGGCACGACGGGGGTGCCGAAGGGGGCCATGCTTACCGCGGCCGCACTCCGCGCCAGCGGTGACGCGACGCACGCACGGCTCGGCGGTCCCGGTTCCTGGCTGCTGACCCTGCCCGCTCACCACATCGCGGGCATGCAGGTGCTGCTGCGCAGTGTGCTCGCAGGCACCGAACCGGTGGTGATCGACGTGACCGGAGGCTTCGATCCCGACACGCTACCGGCCGCGGTGGCGTCGATGCGCGGCCCCCGCCGCTACACCTCGCTCGTCCCGACGCAACTGGTCAAGGCCCTCGACCATCCCGACGCGGTGGCGGCACTGGCCGCGCTCGACGCGGTCCTCCTCGGTGGCGCCGCGACCCCCGCACCGGTCCTGCGCCGCGCCGTCGACGCCGGCGTCACCGTCGTCCGGACGTACGGAATGAGCGAGACCTGCGGTGGGTGCGTGTACGACGGGGTGCCCCTCGACGGCGCCCGGGTCCGGATCGACGGCGACGGTCGCGTCCTCCTCGGCGGGCCCATGCTCGCGTCCGGATACCGCGGACTCCCCGACCACCCCGCGTTCGCCGAACCCGGCTGGTTCCGCACCGACGACGCAGGCACCGTCACGGACGGCGTCCTCGGCATCACCGGCAGACTCGACGAAGCCATCTCCACCGGTGGTCTCACCGTCGTCCCGCAGGTGGTCGAGGCGGCTCTCGTCGCCCACCCCGCCGTCCGCGAATGCGCGGTGATCGGCCTCCCCGACGAGCGACTGGGGCGTCGCGTCACCGCCGTCGTCGTCGCCGAACCCGGCACCGCACCGACACTCGCCGAACTCCGCTCGTTCGTCGAACGCACCCTCGACCCCACCGCCGCCCCGCGCGAACTGCACCTCGTCGACGCCCTCCCCCTCCGAGGTCCCGGCAAGGTCGACCGGCGGGCACTCGAATCGCGGTTCGGGTAG
- a CDS encoding DUF3349 domain-containing protein: MSLPPFLSSIIGWLRAGYPNGVPEQDYIPLFALLTRRLSEDEVDAVADALVEEGDLPIERTDIQVLITKVTNELPLESDVDRVRSNLTAGGWPLAGPAQ; encoded by the coding sequence ATGAGCCTCCCACCGTTTCTCTCCTCCATCATCGGCTGGCTGCGTGCCGGCTACCCGAACGGTGTACCCGAGCAGGACTACATTCCGTTGTTCGCGCTGCTCACTCGCCGGCTGTCGGAAGACGAGGTGGACGCCGTCGCCGACGCGCTCGTCGAGGAGGGTGACCTCCCGATCGAGAGGACCGACATCCAGGTGCTCATCACCAAAGTCACCAACGAGTTGCCGCTGGAATCGGACGTCGACCGGGTGCGCAGCAACCTCACCGCGGGCGGCTGGCCGCTCGCCGGGCCTGCCCAGTGA
- a CDS encoding DUF3349 domain-containing protein, with amino-acid sequence MPKNSLRSVLDWLRAGYPEGIPAKDHFALLAVLRRRLTDEEIEQVVALSIETAHETPDRHVDYDNIRRLISEITHEEPSEEDIARVTENLEAGGWPVGTDAECGDGAGDAEETPDAG; translated from the coding sequence GTGCCCAAGAACTCACTTCGCTCCGTGCTCGACTGGCTCCGCGCCGGGTACCCCGAGGGAATCCCGGCGAAGGACCACTTCGCGTTGCTGGCCGTGCTGCGTCGTCGCCTCACCGACGAGGAAATCGAACAGGTCGTCGCGCTGTCGATCGAGACCGCCCACGAGACGCCCGACCGCCACGTCGACTACGACAACATCCGACGCCTCATCAGCGAAATCACCCACGAGGAACCCTCCGAGGAAGACATCGCGCGGGTGACGGAGAACCTCGAGGCCGGAGGGTGGCCGGTCGGTACCGACGCCGAATGCGGCGACGGTGCCGGCGACGCGGAAGAAACCCCCGACGCAGGCTAG
- a CDS encoding inorganic phosphate transporter, producing the protein MTAELVVLLVVVVTALAFDFTNGFHDTGNAMATSIATGALRPKVAVALSASLNLVGAFLSVEVAATVAKGVVNLGAVSGEDLLLIVFAGLVGGIIWNLATWLLGLPSSSSHALFGGLIGAAIASIGMSGVEWGGVLSKVVVPAVLAPVVAALVATAGTKLVYRITSTVPEGTKEHGFRIGQIGSASLVSLAHGTNDAQKTMGVIFLALVAHGSLSADDEMPFWVKFSCAVAIALGTYLGGWRIIRTLGKGLVEIAAPQGMAAESSSAAIILTSSHLGLPLSTTHVATGSILGTGLGRKGAEVRWGIAGRMAVAWLVTLPSAAIVGAVCWVVAHLIGGLPGVLVVFAALIVLAGFMYLRSRLQPVTSGNVNAEWESDDAHLPTEPSEPDVAETADSAGPAANR; encoded by the coding sequence GTGACCGCAGAGCTCGTAGTTCTCCTGGTGGTGGTCGTCACCGCCCTCGCTTTCGATTTCACGAACGGCTTTCACGACACCGGCAATGCAATGGCCACCTCGATCGCGACGGGAGCTCTGCGGCCCAAGGTCGCGGTCGCATTGTCCGCATCGTTGAATCTGGTCGGCGCCTTTCTGTCCGTGGAGGTTGCGGCGACCGTCGCCAAGGGCGTGGTGAACCTGGGAGCGGTGAGCGGTGAGGATCTTCTGCTCATCGTGTTCGCGGGCCTGGTCGGCGGCATCATCTGGAATCTGGCGACGTGGCTGCTCGGCCTGCCGTCGAGCTCCTCCCACGCACTGTTCGGCGGTCTGATCGGTGCCGCCATCGCGTCCATCGGCATGAGCGGTGTCGAGTGGGGCGGCGTGCTCAGCAAGGTCGTCGTCCCCGCCGTGCTGGCCCCCGTGGTCGCCGCGCTGGTCGCCACCGCGGGCACCAAGCTGGTCTACCGGATCACATCGACGGTGCCGGAGGGCACCAAGGAGCACGGGTTCCGCATCGGCCAGATCGGCTCCGCCTCCCTCGTGTCCCTCGCCCACGGAACGAACGACGCCCAGAAGACGATGGGCGTGATCTTCCTCGCACTCGTCGCGCACGGAAGCCTGTCCGCCGACGACGAAATGCCGTTCTGGGTCAAGTTCAGCTGCGCTGTCGCGATCGCGCTCGGCACCTACCTCGGCGGCTGGCGCATCATCCGCACGCTGGGCAAGGGACTCGTCGAGATCGCGGCCCCCCAGGGCATGGCCGCGGAATCCTCGTCCGCCGCCATCATCCTGACGTCCAGCCACCTCGGACTGCCGCTGTCCACCACGCACGTCGCGACCGGCTCCATCCTCGGCACCGGCCTCGGGCGCAAGGGCGCCGAGGTCCGCTGGGGCATCGCCGGACGCATGGCCGTCGCGTGGCTGGTCACCCTGCCGTCGGCGGCGATCGTCGGAGCCGTGTGCTGGGTCGTCGCCCACCTGATCGGCGGTCTGCCGGGTGTTCTCGTCGTGTTCGCCGCCCTGATCGTCCTCGCCGGGTTCATGTACCTGCGCTCCCGCCTGCAGCCGGTGACGTCCGGCAACGTCAACGCGGAGTGGGAATCGGACGACGCCCACCTACCCACCGAACCCAGTGAGCCGGACGTGGCCGAGACCGCGGACTCCGCCGGTCCCGCCGCGAATCGCTGA
- a CDS encoding VOC family protein — MEILSSRTILRPRDYPTTLSFYRDILGLATAREYPGGTVFFAGQGLIEIAAHGGTGESSSFDGALWLQVRDLTAAQTELVLAGVKIDREARQEPWGLVEMWIADPDGIPIVLVQIPDDHPLRRDTRPKGEN; from the coding sequence GTGGAAATCCTCAGCAGCAGGACGATTCTGCGGCCGCGTGACTACCCGACGACGCTCAGCTTCTACCGCGACATCCTCGGGCTCGCCACTGCCCGTGAATACCCCGGGGGCACGGTGTTCTTCGCCGGTCAGGGCCTGATCGAGATCGCCGCGCACGGCGGTACCGGTGAATCGTCGTCCTTCGACGGCGCGCTGTGGCTGCAGGTGCGCGACCTCACCGCCGCGCAGACCGAGCTGGTGCTCGCCGGGGTGAAGATCGACCGCGAGGCCCGGCAGGAACCGTGGGGACTGGTGGAGATGTGGATCGCGGACCCCGACGGAATCCCGATCGTGCTGGTGCAGATCCCCGACGATCACCCCCTCCGCCGCGACACCCGCCCGAAGGGTGAGAACTGA